Proteins encoded together in one Lysobacterales bacterium window:
- a CDS encoding GGDEF domain-containing protein, translating to MLRGQNFELLPGGERFSEALIYNLLPLADGRVLLHDVRPSLSFWQDGAFVDRTTPELAREIAEAGRGELFDDGHAVLAASDGALRVLDLALGTVEKVPLGNHFLVDVIRARDGSLLALDLSGVSRLDWPPSWRRADPATNEVGGIYALHQSAGALYASTWNGVFAKTLAGEDGLQRLLPAEAADAEYWGVHGDGGGLLLASSKQLFRLRAGVMTALSDDGLYPRQFLPDPLDPALLWVGTEHGPALFAKVEGEWQLRRQQSSPGWQIQSMVASAGSIWLGSSDRGLHRLRRDVADPGNWRFEAVGEGSGLPASAEVPALVSMFDGALYVSLARGLYRNDGERFRSDDADGLAALLDENEQVLFRTGADGSIWAFSFHSVYRHDAGHGWSVVLLGGVHTGAVYDLLPQSHDAAFVGSEAGLLRYAPMPTAARPEASSVRPRISAARVLHGRAAPLDLPLNRPAQVQLNGGSLEFEFAYPRLDGVGVSEFQFTLDPEGRTWSPWRNRASAAFFALAPGDYRLRMRARSRYGPSAEAAAFEFNIVPRWYQRAWVIPLAIVLLVGLLALALVQRQRLKVRRLRASNRELDAQVQARTRELQHANEQLRGLAQSDGLTGLANRRHFDDELARSSAAMLAEPRPLSLLFADVDHFKAYNDDRGHQAGDDVLRTVARVLRDVVPREQLVARYGGEEFAVVAAGLDAAAAGQLAERIRAAVAAAMSGVTISIGIATRSGDREESAAALIARADAALYRAKRLGRNRVELAVDAA from the coding sequence GTGCTGCGCGGGCAGAACTTCGAACTGCTGCCCGGCGGCGAGCGCTTCTCCGAGGCGCTGATTTACAACCTGCTGCCGCTCGCCGATGGTCGCGTGCTGCTGCATGACGTACGGCCGTCGCTGTCATTCTGGCAGGACGGCGCTTTTGTCGATCGCACCACGCCGGAGCTCGCGCGCGAGATCGCCGAGGCCGGCCGTGGCGAACTGTTCGATGACGGGCACGCCGTGCTTGCGGCATCGGACGGGGCATTGCGCGTGCTCGACCTCGCCCTCGGCACGGTCGAGAAGGTGCCGCTCGGAAATCACTTTCTGGTCGACGTAATCCGCGCACGCGATGGCAGCCTGCTCGCCCTGGACCTGTCCGGTGTCTCGCGCCTGGACTGGCCACCGAGCTGGCGCCGGGCCGATCCTGCAACCAACGAGGTGGGTGGCATCTACGCACTCCACCAGTCCGCGGGTGCGCTCTACGCCAGCACCTGGAACGGCGTCTTCGCGAAGACCCTGGCGGGGGAGGATGGGTTGCAGCGGCTGCTGCCCGCTGAGGCGGCGGACGCCGAATATTGGGGCGTGCATGGCGATGGCGGCGGACTGCTTCTCGCCAGTTCGAAACAGCTGTTCCGGCTGCGCGCGGGAGTGATGACGGCGTTGTCCGACGATGGCTTGTATCCGCGCCAGTTCCTGCCCGACCCGCTTGATCCCGCGCTGCTGTGGGTCGGCACCGAACATGGCCCGGCGCTGTTCGCGAAGGTCGAAGGCGAGTGGCAGCTGCGCCGGCAGCAGTCGTCTCCGGGTTGGCAGATCCAGTCGATGGTCGCGTCGGCCGGATCGATCTGGCTCGGTTCCAGCGACCGCGGTCTGCATCGCTTGCGGCGTGACGTTGCCGATCCCGGCAATTGGCGCTTCGAGGCGGTGGGCGAGGGGTCCGGCTTGCCGGCAAGCGCGGAGGTGCCGGCGCTGGTGTCGATGTTCGATGGCGCGTTGTACGTGAGCCTGGCGCGCGGCTTGTATCGCAACGATGGCGAGCGCTTTCGCAGCGACGATGCCGATGGACTGGCCGCCCTGCTCGATGAGAACGAGCAGGTGCTGTTTCGCACCGGCGCCGATGGCAGCATCTGGGCGTTCAGCTTCCACAGCGTGTACCGCCACGACGCCGGGCACGGCTGGTCGGTGGTGCTGCTTGGAGGCGTGCATACCGGAGCCGTCTACGACCTGCTGCCGCAGTCGCACGATGCCGCTTTCGTCGGCAGCGAAGCCGGCCTGCTTCGCTACGCGCCGATGCCGACGGCGGCACGGCCGGAAGCGTCGTCGGTGCGGCCGCGCATCAGTGCGGCCCGCGTGCTGCATGGTCGCGCGGCGCCGCTCGACTTGCCGCTGAACCGCCCCGCGCAGGTGCAGCTGAATGGCGGCAGCCTGGAGTTCGAGTTCGCCTATCCGCGACTGGACGGCGTGGGGGTCAGCGAGTTCCAGTTCACGCTCGATCCGGAAGGGCGCACCTGGTCGCCGTGGCGCAATCGCGCCAGTGCCGCGTTCTTCGCGCTGGCGCCGGGCGACTATCGCTTGCGCATGCGCGCGCGCAGTCGCTATGGCCCATCTGCAGAGGCGGCAGCGTTCGAGTTCAACATCGTGCCGCGCTGGTACCAGCGTGCCTGGGTCATCCCGCTCGCCATCGTGTTGCTGGTCGGGCTGCTGGCCTTGGCACTGGTGCAGCGCCAACGCCTCAAGGTGCGGCGGCTGCGTGCGAGCAATCGCGAGCTCGATGCCCAGGTGCAGGCGCGCACGCGCGAGCTGCAGCACGCCAACGAGCAGTTGCGCGGACTGGCGCAGAGCGATGGCCTGACTGGGCTCGCCAACCGTCGTCACTTCGACGACGAACTGGCGCGATCGTCCGCGGCGATGCTGGCGGAGCCACGTCCGCTCAGCCTGCTGTTCGCCGATGTCGACCACTTCAAGGCCTACAACGACGATCGCGGCCACCAGGCCGGGGACGACGTGCTGCGCACGGTCGCGCGCGTGCTGCGCGACGTGGTGCCGCGCGAACAGCTGGTGGCCCGCTATGGCGGCGAGGAGTTCGCGGTGGTCGCTGCCGGGCTTGATGCGGCGGCGGCAGGGCAGTTGGCCGAACGCATCCGTGCTGCGGTCGCCGCGGCGATGTCCGGTGTCACCATCAGCATCGGCATCGCCACCCGTTCGGGCGACCGCGAGGAATCCGCGGCGGCGCTGATCGCGCGCGCCGACGCGGCGCTGTATCGCGCCAAGCGTCTCGGCCGCAATCGCGTGGAACTGGCGGTCGACGCCGCCTGA